Proteins encoded together in one Falco biarmicus isolate bFalBia1 chromosome 4, bFalBia1.pri, whole genome shotgun sequence window:
- the EDEM1 gene encoding ER degradation-enhancing alpha-mannosidase-like protein 1 has protein sequence MQWRSLVLGLLLLRLGLQALLALLPALAPGLCLRRRFPFPFPPPPGPGSSHWGSLLRRGGGGGAAGGDEYERRYSGAFPPQLRARLRDAARGMFVFGYDSYMQHAFPRDELDPLHCRGRGPDRHDPSNLNINDVLGNYSLTLIDALDTLAVMGNSSEFQKAVKLVIDTVSFDKDSTVQVFEATIRVLGSLLSAHIIITDTKQPFGDMTIKDYDNELLHMAHDLAVRLLPAFENTKTGIPYPRVNLKKGVPPDSNNETCTAGAGSLLVEFGILSRLLGDSTFEWVARRAVKALWSLRSNNTGLLGNVVNIQTGHWVGKQSGLGAGSDSFYEYLLKSYILFGEKEDLEMFNDAYQNIQNHLRRGREACNEGEGDPPLYVNVNMFTGQLMNTWIDSLQAFFPGLQVLIGDVEDAICLHAFYYAIWKRYGALPERYNWQLQAPDVPFYPLRPELVESTYLLYQATKNPFYLHVGMDILQSLEKYTKAKCGYATLHHVVEKTKEDRMESFFLSETCKYLYLLFDEENPVHKSGNKYMFTTEGHIVSVDERFRNSLWQDILSGEENSAEKIKPNELKAVNFSSNCNRVPDERRYLLPLKSNYMRQIDRMVGLI, from the exons ATGCAATGGCGGTcgctggtgctggggctgctgctgctgaggctggggctgcaggcgcTGCTGGCGCTGCTGCCCGCGCTGGCGCCCGGCCTCTGCCTGCGCCGccgcttccccttccccttcccgccgccgcccggccccggctccTCGCACTGGGGCTCGCTgctgcggcggggcggcggcggcggggcggcggggggcgacGAGTACGAGCGGCGCTACAGCGGCGCCTTCCCGCCGCAGCTGCGGGCCCGGCTGCGGGACGCTGCCCGCGGCATGTTCGTCTTCGGCTACGACAGCTACATGCAGCACGCCTTCCCGCGGGACGAGCTCGACCCCCTCCACTGCCGCGGGCGCGGCCCCGACCGCCACGACCC CTCCAACCTCAACATCAACGACGTGCTGGGAAACTACTCGCTGACGCTGATCGATGCGCTGGACACGTTGGCG GTAATGGGAAACTCCTCAGAATTCCAGAAAGCAGTGAAGTTGGTGATTGACACGGTTTCATTTGATAAAGATTCCACGGTCCAAGTTTTTGAGGCAACAATCAG GGTTTTGGGAAGCCTGCTTTCTGCCCACATAATAATTACAGATACCAAACAGCCTTTTGGTGATATGACCATTAAGGATTATGACAACGAACTGTTGCATATGGCTCATGACCTAGCAGTGAGACTACTTCCAGCCTTTGAGAACACCAAAACTGGAATTCCGTATCCTCGG GTCAATCTGAAGAAGGGGGTGCCTCCAGACAGCAATAATGAAACTTGTACTGCGGGAGCTGGTTCCTTGCTGGTGGAGTTTGGTATCCTCAGCAGGCTGCTTGGCGATTCCACGTTTGAATGGGTGGCCAGGAGAGCTGTCAAAGCGCTCTGGAGTCTCAGGAGCAATAACACTGGACTGCTAG GAAATGTTGTGAATATTCAAACTGGTCATTGGGTTGGAAAGCAAAGTGGATTGGGAGCAGGATCAGATTCATTCTATGAATACCTTCTGAAATCTTACATCCtctttggagaaaaggaagacttGGAGATGTTCAATGATGCTTATCAAAACATTCAGAACCACTTAAGAAGAGG TCGAGAAGCTTGCAATGAAGGTGAAGGTGACCCTCCTTTGTACGTTAATGTAAACATGTTCACAGGCCAGCTGATGAACACATGGATTGACTCTTTGCAAGCCTTTTTTCCTGGACTACAG GTATTGATAGGAGATGTGGAAGATGCTATTTGTCTCCATGCTTTTTATTATGCCATATGGAAACGATACGGAGCTCTCCCAGAAAGATACAACTGGCAATTGCAAGCACCAGATGTTCCCTTTTACCCACTGAGGCCAGAGTTGGTGGAATCGACATATCTTCTTTATCAG GCAACAAAGAACCCATTTTACCTTCATGTTGGAATGGATATTCTGCAGAGTTtggaaaaatacacaaaagcaAA GTGTGGCTATGCCACATTACACCATGTTGTAGAGAAGACAAAGGAAGATCGAATGGAGAGCTTTTTTCTCAGTGAAACATGTAAATATCTGTACCTG TTGTTTGATGAAGAGAATCCAGTGCATAAATCTGGAAATAAGTATATGTTTACTACTGAGGGGCATATTGTATCTGTGGATGAACGTTTTCGTAACTCACTGTGGCAAGACATCCTCTCTGGAGAAGAGAACAGCgcagaaaaaattaaacctaACGAATTAAAGGCAGTCAACTTCAGCTCTAAT TGTAACAGAGTTCCTGATGAGAGGAGATACTTGCTGCCATTGAAGAGTAACTACATGAGACAGATTGATCGAATGGTGGGATTAATCTGA